A window of the Tripterygium wilfordii isolate XIE 37 chromosome 12, ASM1340144v1, whole genome shotgun sequence genome harbors these coding sequences:
- the LOC120011575 gene encoding H/ACA ribonucleoprotein complex subunit 3-like protein: MYLQFYINENGDKVYTTKKESPLGLATQSAHPARFSPDDKYSRQRVLLKKRFGLLPTQQPPPKY, from the exons ATGTATCTTCAGTTTTACATAAACGAGAACGGCGACAAAGTCTACACAACCAAG AAAGAATCACCGCTGGGATTGGCAACCCAATCCGCACATCCAG CTCGCTTTTCTCCGGATGACAAGTACTCTAGGCAAAGAGTTCTCCTGAAGAAGAGATTTGGGTTGTTGCCAACCCAGCAGCCGCCACCCAAGTACTGA
- the LOC120011572 gene encoding uncharacterized protein At1g03900-like, translating to MSFEEDEESLEQTLLVVREVAVYKIPPRSTSGGYKCGDWLQSDKIWSGRLRVVSCKDQCEIRLEDPNSAELFAACFIKPGQRENSVEAALDSSRYFVLKVEDGQGKHAFLGLGFAERNEAFDFNVALSDHEKYVRRENEKETGETSGADNHIDIHPAVNHRLKEGETIRINVKPKPSSGTGMLSASGLSGGASGSGKPKALALAPPPGGAGKIRTPLPPPPNDPAAVKKTCASHGAGLSAPSENRRRSDPSLDLSQLERNLPSGSTSGSAKTAASGWTPF from the exons ATGTCGTTCGAGGAGGACGAAGAATCGCTCGAGCAAACTCTTCTGGTGGTCCGTGAGGTCGCCGTCTACAAAATCCCTCCCCGTTCCACCTCCGGCGGCTATAAATGCGGGGACTGGCTTCAATCCGACAAGATCTGGTCTGGTCGGCTCCGGGTTGTATCGTGCAAGGACCAGTGCGAGATCCGGCTGGAGGACCCAAACTCCGCGGAGCTTTTCGCTGCTTGCTTCATCAAGCCCGGGCAGCGAGAGAACTCCGTGGAGGCGGCCCTTGACTCATCGAGATACTTCGTGCTAAAGGTGGAGGACGGCCAGGGGAAGCACGCCTTCCTTGGGCTCGGATTCGCGGAGAGGAACGAGGCATTCGATTTCAATGTCGCGTTGTCGGATCATGAGAAGTACGTACGGCGAGAGAACGAAAAGGAGACCGGAGAAACCAGTGGCGCCGACAACCACATCGATATTCATCCGGCGGTCAATCACCGGTTGAAG GAAGGTGAAACCATCCGGATAAATGTGAAGCCCAAACCATCTAGTGGAACTGGCATGCTTTCAGCTTCCGGACTTTCTGGAGGAGCTTCCGGAAGTGGAAAGCCTAAGGCTTTGGCTCTTGCTCCACCGCCTGGTGGGGCTGGAAAAATTAGGACTCCTCTCCCGCCCCCTCCTAATGATCCTGCTGCTGTTAAGAAGACTTGTGCTAGTCATGGTGCTGGTCTCAGTGCACCTAGTGAGAACAGAAGAAGATCTGATCCTTCGTTAGATCTTTCTCAACTTGAG